Proteins encoded by one window of Nocardia goodfellowii:
- a CDS encoding M1 family metallopeptidase — translation MRLFGMCCAALGAALVSVSSPVAMGAPGGDPLVGAPGLGDPYYPMDGNGGYDVGHYEVNIDYDPPAHRIIGKTRIEATATQALKSFNLDFTGPDIANVAVNGVGAEFNRNGDHELTITPARVLLPGVPFIVSVEYSGAVTESRSGKGWTFLPSGGAVVAGQPHSARSWYPLNDTLLDKATFTLEATVPAEWDLVSIGHPTRNTVTGDRRAVRWETKEQVLGYLTMLAVDHFEYLEQRRSNGMPLLSAFSPGATDKREYEQRLPEVLDFLEKLYGPYPFETAGGVFHDADINTSLETQTRPVYASWADLNTVVHEITHQWWGDSVTMRHWSDICLNECFAEYTADYLWPERVEGVDVDQNYREAIRERLGDDKFWRIPLNDPGVQNIFTSAYSRGPLFLHALRKQLGDDVFFAAVREFATTKVHTATSIAEFRSFIQSKSRTDIRDFLDAWLNGTTPPAEKYLFPGSLSKG, via the coding sequence ATGAGGCTGTTCGGAATGTGTTGTGCCGCACTGGGTGCGGCGTTGGTTTCGGTATCCTCGCCGGTCGCGATGGGTGCGCCCGGCGGAGATCCACTCGTCGGCGCGCCCGGTTTGGGCGACCCGTACTACCCCATGGACGGCAACGGCGGATACGACGTCGGGCATTACGAGGTGAACATCGACTACGACCCGCCCGCGCACCGGATCATCGGGAAGACTCGAATCGAGGCGACCGCTACACAGGCCTTGAAATCGTTCAATCTGGACTTCACCGGTCCAGATATCGCGAACGTCGCCGTAAACGGTGTCGGCGCCGAGTTCAACCGCAACGGCGACCACGAATTGACAATCACCCCGGCACGTGTCCTGCTGCCCGGTGTGCCATTCATCGTTTCCGTCGAATACTCCGGCGCGGTCACCGAGAGCCGCTCCGGGAAGGGCTGGACATTCCTGCCCAGCGGCGGCGCGGTAGTCGCCGGTCAACCCCACTCGGCCCGCAGTTGGTACCCGCTCAACGACACACTCCTGGATAAAGCCACCTTCACCCTGGAGGCGACCGTGCCCGCGGAGTGGGATCTCGTATCGATCGGCCATCCAACGCGGAACACGGTGACCGGCGACCGGCGGGCCGTCAGGTGGGAAACGAAGGAGCAGGTGCTCGGGTATCTGACGATGCTCGCCGTCGATCATTTCGAGTATCTCGAACAACGCCGGTCCAACGGCATGCCGCTGCTCAGCGCCTTCTCGCCGGGCGCCACGGACAAGCGAGAATACGAACAGCGATTGCCGGAAGTCCTCGACTTCCTCGAAAAGCTCTATGGTCCGTATCCTTTCGAGACGGCTGGAGGTGTCTTCCACGACGCGGATATCAACACGTCGCTGGAGACCCAGACCCGGCCCGTATACGCCAGTTGGGCGGATCTGAACACCGTCGTTCATGAAATCACCCACCAATGGTGGGGTGACTCGGTCACGATGCGGCACTGGTCCGACATCTGCCTCAACGAGTGCTTCGCTGAATACACCGCCGATTACCTGTGGCCGGAGCGCGTAGAGGGCGTCGATGTCGACCAGAACTATCGCGAAGCCATCCGTGAACGCCTCGGTGACGACAAGTTCTGGCGGATCCCGCTGAACGACCCGGGCGTGCAGAACATCTTCACGTCGGCTTACTCGCGGGGACCGCTGTTCCTGCATGCGCTGCGCAAACAGCTCGGTGACGACGTATTCTTCGCCGCGGTCCGGGAATTCGCCACCACGAAGGTGCACACCGCCACCTCGATCGCCGAGTTCCGCTCGTTCATCCAGTCGAAATCGCGGACGGATATCCGCGACTTCCTGGACGCCTGGCTGAACGGCACCACTCCGCCCGCGGAGAAGTATCTCTTTCCCGGATCGCTGAGCAAAGGATAA
- a CDS encoding histone-like nucleoid-structuring protein Lsr2 — MARKLVVTLIDDYDGRSEADETVTFAVDGIAYEMDLSVRNAGELRGLFAQWARHARKIDPMPRGGNGGMRRAVDRDQTAAIRAWARKQGHKVSTRGRISSKLATAYDEASR; from the coding sequence ATGGCGCGCAAACTCGTTGTGACACTCATCGACGACTACGACGGTAGGTCCGAAGCTGACGAGACCGTCACCTTCGCGGTAGACGGCATCGCCTACGAGATGGACCTGTCGGTCCGCAACGCAGGCGAGTTGCGTGGTCTCTTCGCGCAGTGGGCGCGGCACGCGCGCAAGATCGATCCCATGCCGCGAGGCGGCAACGGCGGTATGCGCCGGGCTGTCGACCGGGACCAAACCGCGGCTATCCGCGCCTGGGCGCGTAAACAAGGACACAAGGTTTCCACCCGCGGGCGCATCTCGAGCAAGCTCGCGACGGCCTACGACGAGGCAAGTCGGTAA
- a CDS encoding glycosyltransferase, with protein sequence MHRTGARISLAPLGTGQRGTSRELRGLLAESSARVDGPVLYSGWLSRPEVDCLRRTDLFIRTACESSRICARWVERLNQARAVIVPSQYAADVFRTCGVTTPLYIVPDAVDPDAFPYRDRSGRAGLTTLIVGILEPDNNYRQAIAGWQEAFRDDPEARLIIKSWQGWPDCHIAGDPRVHLDTLNEPAAATADWYAEADVLLALGNESFGTGMLEAMATGLPVVALDSEGQSGVCRDAGELVLPIAPATWRPYEHPYGGASHGVVAVPETADVATRLRWVAAHRAEAADIGRAASRWVRAQRNIWNSGPDVLAVIAEHTRSPRYAKSLARNRPLRPAPAPATPSAPSPAPVAQPDGPPLWSYRPPHATPLGIVTLWSPDIESWALPHAQDKYAYCERHGLAFYGYTDVFTGDRAPHWSKIPAVQRHLDDHDWLYWIDADAAVTNFDFDLRALCDDDYDFIATHDELGLNSGSFLIRNNEATRAFLRLAWAQNVTDLFYEQTAMARAIALQPELRVKILEKRTMNSFWDEHRPGDFVIHAAGQPTDVKIALLEAFRTHNSRLSR encoded by the coding sequence ATGCACCGCACAGGCGCCCGTATCAGCCTGGCCCCCCTGGGAACCGGCCAACGCGGCACCTCGCGCGAGCTGCGTGGTTTGCTCGCCGAGTCCTCTGCCCGGGTGGATGGGCCGGTGCTCTACTCCGGCTGGCTCAGTCGTCCCGAGGTCGACTGTTTGCGCCGCACCGACCTGTTCATCCGGACCGCGTGCGAGAGTTCGCGCATCTGCGCGCGCTGGGTAGAACGGCTGAACCAGGCTCGGGCGGTGATCGTGCCCAGCCAGTACGCCGCGGATGTGTTCCGCACCTGCGGCGTCACCACCCCGCTCTATATCGTCCCGGACGCCGTGGATCCCGATGCGTTTCCCTACCGCGACCGCTCGGGGCGTGCGGGCCTCACCACCCTTATCGTCGGAATCCTCGAGCCGGACAACAACTATCGCCAAGCGATCGCCGGATGGCAGGAGGCATTCCGAGACGATCCGGAGGCCCGGCTCATCATCAAGTCCTGGCAGGGCTGGCCCGACTGTCATATCGCCGGCGACCCGCGGGTCCACCTCGACACCTTGAACGAGCCGGCCGCCGCTACGGCCGACTGGTACGCCGAAGCCGACGTCCTGCTCGCGCTGGGCAACGAGTCTTTCGGAACCGGGATGCTCGAGGCGATGGCGACCGGGTTGCCGGTGGTCGCGCTCGACAGCGAAGGTCAATCGGGTGTGTGCCGGGATGCCGGGGAACTGGTCTTGCCGATCGCGCCCGCCACCTGGCGACCGTATGAACATCCTTACGGCGGCGCGTCCCACGGCGTGGTGGCCGTTCCCGAAACAGCCGATGTGGCAACCCGATTGCGATGGGTCGCGGCACACCGCGCCGAAGCCGCGGACATCGGCCGGGCCGCGTCTCGGTGGGTGCGCGCGCAGCGCAATATCTGGAACAGTGGTCCCGACGTGCTCGCCGTCATCGCCGAACACACCCGGTCTCCCCGGTACGCGAAGTCGCTGGCCCGGAACCGGCCGTTGCGGCCGGCACCGGCGCCCGCCACCCCCTCCGCACCATCGCCCGCCCCCGTCGCCCAACCCGATGGCCCGCCGCTGTGGAGTTACCGGCCGCCGCATGCCACGCCGCTGGGAATCGTCACCCTGTGGAGTCCGGACATCGAGAGCTGGGCCCTGCCACACGCGCAGGACAAGTACGCCTACTGCGAACGCCACGGCTTGGCCTTCTACGGCTACACCGACGTCTTCACCGGCGACCGCGCGCCGCACTGGTCGAAAATCCCCGCTGTGCAACGCCACCTCGACGATCACGACTGGTTGTACTGGATCGACGCGGACGCGGCTGTCACGAACTTCGATTTCGATCTGCGGGCGCTCTGCGACGACGACTACGACTTCATCGCCACCCATGACGAACTCGGCCTGAATTCGGGCAGCTTCCTCATTCGGAACAACGAAGCCACGCGGGCGTTCCTGCGCCTGGCGTGGGCACAGAACGTCACCGACCTGTTCTACGAACAGACCGCGATGGCGCGCGCGATCGCGCTGCAACCGGAGCTGCGGGTCAAGATTCTGGAGAAGCGCACGATGAACAGTTTCTGGGACGAACACCGTCCCGGTGACTTCGTCATCCACGCGGCAGGACAGCCCACAGACGTGAAAATCGCCCTGTTGGAGGCATTCCGAACACACAACTCGCGGCTCAGCCGTTGA
- a CDS encoding MauE/DoxX family redox-associated membrane protein gives MVVISVPAQGLAWTAFELTVRLVVGGLLVARGIGVLRSVETWRQVWLAVHQIAPAGLVRPIAMVLPIAEMVAGILLLLGAFGSRGSVAAGLVLASTTVAIGVARARGLRLADGAFGRLRPLLSPPALLRNAVFVIAIGIVAAQGASPLAVAATWSAWLQAAVVAVITGIAGTAIAVLRRAQRQRFTAVVCA, from the coding sequence TTGGTCGTCATATCAGTTCCAGCCCAAGGTTTGGCGTGGACTGCCTTCGAGCTCACCGTACGACTGGTCGTGGGCGGGTTGCTGGTCGCTCGCGGGATCGGCGTGCTGAGGTCGGTGGAGACTTGGCGGCAGGTGTGGCTGGCAGTGCATCAGATCGCGCCCGCCGGACTGGTTCGCCCGATCGCCATGGTGCTGCCGATCGCCGAGATGGTCGCGGGGATCTTGTTGCTGCTCGGCGCGTTCGGGTCGCGCGGGTCTGTCGCGGCGGGTCTTGTGCTGGCCTCGACCACCGTGGCGATCGGGGTGGCGCGCGCTCGCGGGCTCCGCCTTGCCGACGGTGCGTTCGGCCGGTTGCGCCCATTGCTTTCGCCACCCGCACTGCTGCGCAACGCCGTCTTCGTGATCGCTATCGGGATCGTCGCGGCACAGGGCGCCAGTCCGCTGGCTGTGGCGGCGACTTGGAGCGCATGGCTGCAAGCCGCGGTGGTGGCGGTCATTACCGGAATAGCCGGCACGGCAATCGCCGTGCTACGCCGCGCGCAGCGACAACGGTTCACCGCCGTCGTCTGCGCTTGA